The following coding sequences are from one Paenibacillus sp. FSL R5-0912 window:
- the sdaAB gene encoding L-serine ammonia-lyase, iron-sulfur-dependent subunit beta, with protein MRFKDVFSIIGPAMVGPSSSHTAGAARIGRAARQVLGELPRTAEVTFFGSFAATYQGHGTDRAIAGGLLDFTTDDHRLPDSIELAAEAGMEISFGQGTGLFPHPNTVRLRLTGSESGTELMLTGISIGGGNIEIVDIDGFGVKLTGMYPTVLINHMDYLGVLASVTDVMRQGQCNIGHMSLDRKNRSGAALTVLELDEAATPELLRNLRALPAVKSVKVVDLNEQAHEQKGKDITS; from the coding sequence ATGCGGTTTAAAGATGTATTCTCAATTATCGGTCCGGCCATGGTCGGACCTTCCAGTTCGCATACAGCGGGGGCGGCGCGGATCGGCAGAGCGGCACGCCAGGTGCTCGGTGAATTGCCGCGTACGGCAGAAGTCACGTTCTTCGGTTCTTTTGCGGCCACGTATCAGGGACATGGAACAGACCGGGCTATTGCCGGAGGTCTGCTGGACTTTACGACCGATGACCACCGGCTGCCGGATTCCATAGAGCTTGCGGCCGAAGCCGGAATGGAGATTTCCTTCGGCCAGGGAACGGGCCTATTCCCCCATCCCAATACGGTCCGCTTGCGGCTTACCGGCAGCGAGAGCGGCACAGAGCTGATGCTTACCGGGATTTCGATCGGCGGCGGAAATATCGAAATTGTTGATATTGACGGGTTCGGCGTGAAGCTTACCGGCATGTATCCAACCGTGCTGATTAATCATATGGACTATCTGGGCGTACTGGCCAGCGTTACGGATGTAATGCGGCAGGGCCAGTGCAATATTGGACATATGTCGCTGGACCGCAAGAACCGCAGCGGAGCAGCCTTGACGGTGCTGGAGCTGGATGAAGCCGCTACACCGGAGCTGCTGCGGAATCTGCGGGCGCTGCCGGCTGTGAAGTCCGTGAAAGTCGTCGATTTGAATGAACAGGCACATGAGCAGAAAGGAAAGGATATTACATCATGA
- the sdaAA gene encoding L-serine ammonia-lyase, iron-sulfur-dependent, subunit alpha, giving the protein MNFQTLSQLAVLCEERGLGIGALMLEEQSAESGRSKEQEFATMSQYYGVMKEAVHRGMHEDTTSRSGLTGLDAQRVAAYNAADEPCLGGPAGQAMAYALAVSEVNASMGRIIATPTAGSCGIIPGVFLSCQERFGWDDDYMVTGLFAAGAIGYVIANNSFVSGAEGGCQAEVGSAIGMAAGALTEMRGGTPAQAVHAVGLALKNTLGLICDPVGGLVEIPCIVRNGFGAVTALAAADMALAGVRSVIPSDEVIKVMLEVGSAMPEKHRETAGGGLAQTPTGRRIMKDLRNKK; this is encoded by the coding sequence ATGAATTTTCAAACACTCAGCCAGCTGGCTGTATTATGTGAAGAGCGGGGTCTGGGAATCGGCGCTCTGATGCTTGAGGAGCAGAGCGCGGAGTCTGGACGTTCCAAGGAGCAGGAGTTCGCTACCATGAGCCAGTATTACGGCGTAATGAAGGAAGCGGTACACCGCGGCATGCATGAAGACACCACCTCACGCAGCGGTCTGACAGGACTTGACGCCCAGCGTGTGGCTGCTTACAATGCAGCGGATGAACCTTGCCTTGGCGGTCCTGCCGGCCAGGCCATGGCGTATGCTCTTGCGGTTTCGGAAGTGAATGCTTCCATGGGACGGATTATCGCTACGCCGACCGCAGGCTCCTGCGGAATCATCCCCGGGGTGTTCCTGAGCTGTCAGGAGCGCTTCGGCTGGGATGATGACTATATGGTAACCGGCCTGTTCGCGGCTGGAGCCATCGGGTATGTTATCGCCAACAATTCATTTGTATCGGGAGCAGAAGGCGGCTGCCAGGCTGAGGTCGGTTCGGCCATCGGGATGGCAGCGGGGGCTTTGACTGAAATGCGCGGCGGCACACCGGCGCAAGCCGTGCATGCCGTAGGGCTGGCACTGAAGAATACACTGGGGCTGATCTGTGATCCGGTGGGCGGACTTGTGGAGATTCCATGTATTGTCCGTAACGGCTTCGGTGCCGTCACGGCACTTGCTGCGGCCGATATGGCACTGGCCGGTGTCCGCAGTGTGATACCGTCCGATGAAGTGATCAAGGTCATGCTGGAGGTGGGCTCCGCCATGCCCGAGAAGCACCGCGAGACGGCGGGGGGCGGACTGGCACAGACGCCAACCGGCCGCCGGATTATGAAGGATTTACGGAACAAGAAATAA
- a CDS encoding YwbE family protein: MNGQVRADIRPGLQVDIVLKQDQATGKLTHGAVKDILTNSPRHPHGIKVRLTDGQVGRVKNITG, from the coding sequence ATGAACGGGCAAGTTAGAGCAGATATCCGCCCCGGACTTCAGGTTGATATTGTACTGAAGCAGGATCAGGCGACCGGCAAACTCACACATGGTGCGGTTAAAGACATTCTGACCAATTCGCCCCGCCATCCGCACGGAATCAAAGTGCGGCTGACTGACGGACAGGTAGGACGGGTCAAGAACATTACAGGCTAA